The following coding sequences lie in one Thalassoglobus polymorphus genomic window:
- a CDS encoding DUF1559 family PulG-like putative transporter, with amino-acid sequence MIVCKVPQQKVSNFSGFTMIELIVSITVISILISLLMPAIQSVRETSRRLECQSHLKQIGIALHNYHDVNSAFPGKQYWSRYDRALSSYLEVSSDATYSKIFSCPSDSYAFGNLKAGEISYAMSDGVHDLRKIGDGFWGRSDFRKARDFIDGMSQTAAISEHIMRPDNSLLNSVDVTKLNRRERRWFQHRLPQPVSTSKEMADGCVTPTLLTTKIKPNVIIYSHLVKPNGFDCFNGYFQPQTTRAEAVTAMSDHPGGVNVLMADGSVHFVADTISREIWWAIGTRDGSEVVNSLFY; translated from the coding sequence ATGATCGTTTGCAAAGTACCACAACAAAAAGTATCTAATTTTTCCGGATTTACCATGATAGAGTTAATTGTCTCTATCACGGTGATTTCTATTTTAATTTCTTTGTTGATGCCTGCTATTCAATCTGTTCGGGAAACTTCCCGAAGGCTTGAATGCCAATCCCATCTTAAGCAAATTGGCATAGCGCTTCATAACTACCATGATGTGAATAGTGCATTCCCCGGAAAACAGTATTGGTCACGCTACGACCGTGCTCTGAGTTCTTATTTAGAAGTTTCTTCCGATGCAACTTACAGCAAGATATTCTCCTGTCCTTCGGATTCTTATGCATTCGGTAACTTGAAGGCAGGCGAGATCTCTTACGCGATGTCTGATGGAGTTCATGATCTTCGAAAAATTGGTGATGGTTTTTGGGGGCGTTCTGATTTTCGTAAAGCAAGAGATTTCATAGACGGGATGAGTCAGACTGCGGCTATCTCAGAACATATTATGCGACCGGATAACTCTCTCTTGAATAGTGTCGATGTGACTAAGTTGAATCGACGTGAACGTAGATGGTTTCAGCATCGTTTACCTCAACCCGTTTCCACTTCAAAGGAAATGGCTGATGGCTGTGTAACTCCTACTCTACTCACAACAAAAATTAAGCCAAACGTGATTATCTACTCTCACCTCGTCAAACCAAATGGATTTGATTGTTTCAATGGGTATTTTCAACCACAGACGACAAGAGCGGAGGCAGTCACAGCAATGAGCGATCATCCTGGTGGAGTAAATGTGTTGATGGCAGACGGTAGTGTGCATTTTGTCGCTGATACGATTTCCAGAGAGATCTGGTGGGCGATTGGTACACGTGATGGCAGCGAAGTTGTAAATTCTTTATTTTATTGA
- a CDS encoding glycoside hydrolase family 57 protein: MKPVSLALFWHQHQPYYPDDIANETLMPWVRLHATKDYIGMALHIQEVPEFHCTINLVPSLLVQIERYVNGGSDRHLDVSRIPADSLSLEETYYLFDNFFMANEQSMIRPHKRYSELHQKRGIGRDSVQDAHSRFTIQELRDLQVWHNLAWFHELLFEQDAELREFRKKGAGWTEDEKIWLLDKQREIVGRVIPLHRKLMEGGQVELTTTPFYHPILPLLWDKKSAWEAMPGCPMPKYVESYSEDAQKHLAMAVEYHTKLFGEAPRGLWPSEGSVSNAILESVADNGFKWLATDEEILGHSMDQIVSRDDHGNLNRPEMLYRPWRTGTDQKPLDIIFRDHGLSDLIGFHYQRNEPHWAAEDLLAKVKGIGRAVAEHDATQTPFVPIILDGENCWEYYADGGIGFLRNLYQQAVKDPGISTLTVSEHLAKHPPTSKIPKLFAGSWINHDFYIWIGHQEDRDAWDLVHITREFLTKAEESGTASPETLEQAWKELFIAEGSDWYWWYGDDHNSGQDDLFDDLFRRHLRNVYTLLGELPPSVLFEPVAHFERRHLHTQPQSLLNVKVNGRVSFFEWRHAGHYESGSERGTMTMVTESVISNMYFGFDEERLLLRCDTQTSAKAELGDFDEIRIRFVEPFGAELRIDCKNPQTPKLVINGEERPDTKSVAAIDQLLEVAIPYEELGAKENQRLHLAVELIRDGEAVERSPSEGTIDLTIPSEDFEMLMWQA, encoded by the coding sequence ATGAAACCGGTCTCACTTGCACTGTTCTGGCATCAACATCAGCCGTATTACCCGGACGACATTGCCAACGAAACACTCATGCCCTGGGTCCGACTGCATGCCACAAAAGATTACATCGGCATGGCCTTGCACATTCAAGAGGTCCCGGAGTTTCATTGCACGATCAATCTTGTTCCGAGCCTATTAGTTCAAATCGAGCGCTACGTGAACGGCGGAAGCGACCGGCATCTGGATGTGTCACGAATTCCGGCAGACTCGTTATCGCTCGAAGAAACATACTACCTGTTCGACAATTTCTTCATGGCGAACGAGCAGAGTATGATTCGCCCTCACAAACGGTACAGCGAACTGCATCAGAAAAGAGGAATCGGGCGAGATTCCGTACAAGATGCACACTCCCGCTTCACCATTCAGGAACTGAGAGACTTACAGGTCTGGCACAACCTGGCATGGTTTCATGAACTTCTGTTCGAGCAAGATGCTGAACTCCGCGAATTCCGAAAGAAAGGGGCTGGCTGGACGGAAGATGAAAAGATCTGGCTACTCGACAAACAACGTGAAATTGTTGGGCGGGTCATTCCGCTACATCGAAAACTCATGGAAGGTGGTCAAGTCGAGCTGACGACAACACCATTCTATCATCCAATTTTGCCACTCCTGTGGGACAAAAAATCTGCCTGGGAAGCGATGCCCGGCTGTCCTATGCCGAAGTACGTTGAAAGCTACAGCGAAGACGCACAAAAGCATCTCGCAATGGCTGTGGAATATCACACAAAGCTGTTCGGTGAAGCACCTCGCGGGCTCTGGCCTTCGGAAGGTTCAGTCTCAAACGCAATCTTGGAATCAGTCGCCGACAACGGTTTCAAATGGCTTGCCACGGACGAAGAGATTCTGGGGCATTCCATGGATCAAATCGTCTCGCGTGACGACCATGGAAACCTCAACCGGCCAGAAATGCTTTATCGCCCCTGGCGCACCGGAACAGACCAAAAGCCGTTAGACATCATCTTCCGAGACCACGGCCTCAGCGACTTGATCGGTTTTCATTATCAACGCAACGAACCTCATTGGGCTGCTGAGGACCTGTTGGCGAAAGTCAAAGGAATCGGCAGGGCAGTCGCAGAGCACGATGCCACACAAACTCCGTTCGTGCCGATTATTCTCGATGGCGAAAACTGCTGGGAATACTATGCCGATGGAGGCATCGGATTCTTGCGAAATCTGTATCAACAAGCTGTCAAAGATCCGGGAATTTCGACGCTCACAGTCAGCGAACACCTTGCCAAGCATCCACCGACAAGCAAAATTCCGAAGCTCTTTGCGGGGAGCTGGATCAACCACGATTTCTACATCTGGATCGGGCATCAGGAAGACCGAGACGCCTGGGATTTGGTCCATATTACCCGAGAATTTTTGACCAAAGCAGAAGAGTCCGGAACCGCTTCCCCCGAAACGTTGGAGCAAGCCTGGAAAGAATTGTTCATCGCTGAAGGAAGCGACTGGTACTGGTGGTACGGCGACGACCACAACTCCGGTCAGGACGACCTGTTCGACGACCTGTTCCGTCGGCACCTGCGAAACGTTTACACCCTCTTGGGAGAACTCCCTCCTTCAGTTCTCTTTGAACCGGTGGCTCACTTCGAACGTCGACATCTCCACACTCAGCCGCAGTCACTTTTGAATGTCAAAGTAAATGGTCGGGTCTCGTTCTTTGAATGGCGACACGCCGGACATTACGAAAGCGGCAGCGAACGTGGTACGATGACAATGGTGACCGAAAGTGTCATCTCGAACATGTACTTCGGTTTTGACGAAGAGCGATTACTCCTCCGCTGCGATACACAAACTTCCGCTAAGGCAGAACTTGGCGACTTCGACGAAATCCGCATCCGTTTCGTGGAACCCTTCGGTGCTGAACTCCGTATCGATTGCAAAAACCCGCAGACCCCCAAACTCGTCATCAACGGGGAAGAACGTCCTGACACCAAGTCGGTCGCTGCCATCGATCAATTGTTGGAAGTGGCAATTCCTTACGAAGAACTCGGTGCTAAAGAGAATCAACGACTGCATTTAGCAGTAGAACTCATTCGCGACGGAGAAGCGGTCGAACGCTCCCCCAGCGAAGGGACCATCGACCTGACGATCCCAAGTGAAGACTTCGAAATGCTCATGTGGCAAGCATAA
- a CDS encoding GNAT family N-acetyltransferase, whose amino-acid sequence MHLTIRPESLKDWQSIRRVNQAAFEGDAEANLVDALRDGGFVGVSLVAQVDGQIVGHILFSRIKIVTKSETIDALSLAPMAVMPSHQRQGIGTMLVESGLAACREQGQRIIVVLGHPEFYPRFGFSAELAQNLESPFGSGEAWMAMDLSEESLNGIEGRIEYSPPFLALE is encoded by the coding sequence ATGCACCTCACAATTCGACCTGAAAGCCTCAAAGATTGGCAATCGATTAGGCGCGTGAATCAAGCGGCATTCGAAGGCGATGCGGAGGCGAACCTGGTGGATGCCTTGCGAGATGGTGGCTTCGTTGGTGTTTCTCTTGTCGCACAGGTAGATGGCCAGATCGTTGGCCACATTCTCTTCAGTCGAATAAAAATCGTGACAAAAAGTGAGACAATTGATGCGCTGTCACTGGCACCGATGGCTGTAATGCCAAGTCACCAACGGCAAGGAATCGGAACGATGCTTGTCGAATCAGGATTGGCAGCGTGTCGGGAACAGGGCCAGAGAATCATCGTGGTGCTGGGCCATCCAGAGTTTTATCCAAGGTTTGGATTTTCAGCAGAACTGGCACAAAACCTCGAATCCCCATTCGGCAGCGGTGAAGCGTGGATGGCGATGGACTTGTCAGAAGAATCGTTAAATGGCATCGAAGGACGAATTGAGTATTCGCCTCCTTTCTTGGCGCTGGAATAA